The following coding sequences lie in one Arachis hypogaea cultivar Tifrunner chromosome 9, arahy.Tifrunner.gnm2.J5K5, whole genome shotgun sequence genomic window:
- the LOC140175354 gene encoding uncharacterized protein, whose product MMSKLTKNNAVEKLAEIDEIRFGFFRLVPNWSVKQAIMVHLAESYEVKTRTFILDVGNIRLNTELIGRVFGIPSRGDPFPSLDDTNLANMAIKKRFHRRTTTELRDLVYSCPMAMESNTMEFRRYFLLVEAPPVERVSRKQWKDDQLEAQQIHL is encoded by the exons ATGATGAGCAAGctaactaaaaacaatgccgTTGAGAAGCTTGCGGAGATTGATGAAATCAGATTCGGATTCTTCAGGCTTGTTCCGAATTGGTCTGTGAAGCAGGCCATCATGGTTCATCTAGCCGAGTCGTATGAAGTTAAGACAAGAACTTTTATACTCGACGTTGGCAACATCCGCCTCAATACCGAGTTAATTGGGCGGGTTTTCGGCATTCCATCTCGTG GCGATCCATTCCCATCCTTGGATGACACAAATTTGGCCAACATGGCCATCAAAAAGAGGTTCCATAGACGGACAACAACTGAACTCCGGGATTTGGTTTATAGTTGTCCTATGGCAATGGAATCAAACACGATGGAGTTTAGAAGATATTTCTTACTAGTG GAAGCTCCGCCGGTAGAGAGAGTGAGTAGGAAGCAATGGAAAGACGACCAACTGGAAGCACAACAAATCCACCTCTAA
- the LOC112711428 gene encoding steroid 5-alpha-reductase DET2: MVMSALLKFLFPPPPSLVVSALSVVNLVSLTSGGFSEMRGKHMNYSKFWNATTANSAKQIKLSSRAAMLMLYTPAFLAGVASFFIFPNEGLRSTLLQSALTLHFFKRDLEVLFVHKYSGYMYLDSAIPITLSYFISAATMTYSQHLTVTEGLPQPQIDLMYPGVAVFLIGIIGNLYHHYLLSKLRGVSEKEYKIPKGGLFGLVICPHYLFEITMFYGISMISQTVYSLCFTIGTTFYLVGRSYATRKWYLSKFEDFPKNVKAVIPFVF; encoded by the exons ATGGTAATGTCTGCGCTACTGAAGTTCCTCTTCCCACCGCCGCCGTCTCTGGTGGTTTCAGCCTTGTCCGTGGTGAACCTGGTGTCGCTGACGAGCGGAGGGTTCTCGGAGATGAGAGGGAAGCATATGAATTATTCCAAATTCTGGAATGCCACCACCGCCAACTCTGCTAAACAGATCAAGCTGTCAAGCAGAGCTGCGATGCTGATGCTCTACACTCCCGCCTTTCTTGCCGGTGTCGCTTCGTTCTTCATCTTCCCTAACGAGGGGCTCAGATCTACGCTCCTCCAATCTGCTCTCACCCTCCATTTCTTCAAGAGAGACTTAGAG GTATTGTTTGTCCACAAATATAGTGGCTACATGTATCTTGATTCTGCAATCCCCATCACTCTGAGTTATTTTATATCAGCTGCAACTATGACCTATAGTCAGCACCTAACGGTAACAGAGGGGCTTCCACAGCCACAAATTGATCTCATGTACCCTGGGGTTGCGGTGTTCCTCATTGGTATCATTGGAAACCTCTACCACCATTATCTCCTTTCGAAACTGCGAGGGGTGAGCGAAAAGGAGTACAAGATTCCAAAGGGTGGCTTGTTTGGGCTTGTTATATGCCCTCATTACCTCTTTGAAATCACTATGTTCTACGGGATTTCAATGATTTCTCAGACTGTGTATTCATTGTGTTTTACCATAGGCACCACTTTCTATTTGGTTGGAAGGAGCTATGCAACGAGGAAATGGTATCTCTCTAAGTTTGAAGATTTCCCTAAAAATGTTAAGGCTGTTATCCCATTTGTCTTCTAA